AAAGCGCTAAAAAGACAATACCGCCACGAAGAACGCATGGCTCGCGCAAAATATGGCCGTAGTTATTATTCGGATTATGGCTATAATTACAATTCAGGGTACAACGGTTATTATAGAAACTATAGCAACTGGAATTGGTCTCCTCGTATTGGTTTTAGAACTGGTAATTGGTGGTTCTCTATTTAATGGAAAAAAAATTAATGAATAATAAAAAAAGTATGCAAATTAAGAAGATAGCATTAGCTGCAATTTTAGCAGCATCAGGTTTATTTATCACATCATGTGGTCGTCAAGTTACACGTGTTAGCACAGAAGAAACAATCGACTTAAGTGGTAGATGGAATAACTCAGATTCAAGAGAAGTTGCACAACAAATGACAAGACAAGTATTAGATGGTGCTTGGATTGGTAATTTTCAAGATGACAACGACAATAAAAAACCGGTAGTTATCGTCGGAATGGTTTACAACAAAAGCCATGAGCATATTGACGCTGAAACTTTCGTAAAAGACGTTGAGCAATCATTCATCCAATCTGGACGTGTTCGTTTAGTACAAGGTGGTAAAAAACGCGATGAGTTAAGAGGAGAAAGAGCAGATCAACAAACAAATGCTTCAGCTTCTTCAATGAAACAGTTTGGATTAGAACAAGGAGCAGATTTCATGTTGCAAGGTTCAATCAACTCAATCGTTGATTCACACAAAAAGAAAAAAGTGGTTTACTATCAAGTTAATTTGGAATTAACGAATCTTCAAACAAATGAAGTTGTTTGGATCGGTGATAAAAAAATAGCGAAATACGTAAAAAACTAAACTTATAATTGATGGTTTTCAATCGAACCATATCTTCAATATCAAAAACATTAGTGCCATTGGCGCTAATGTTTTTCGTATTTGGATGCGCCACTTATCACGATCGGATTACGGATTACTACCAGCGTATGACTCAACAAGACTACGCGGGAGCCGATAATGCATTGGATAAGAATAAACTACTGCAAAAAACAAGAAACTTACTCCTATTTTATATGGAAAAGGGGCGAGTGGAACACCTCAAAGGGAACTATGCCTTGAGTAATCAATACTTAAATAAGGCGGATCTTCTAATCGAAGATCAAGTGACAAAAGTTGGGGATGTTATGGTAGGACTTTTCTTGAATTCCATGTCTCAAAGTTACAAAGGAGAGGAATTCGAGATCTTCATGATTCACTACTATAAAGCATTAAACTATTTATACCTAGGACAATCTCAAGAAGCTTTAGTAGAAGCGCGTCGTATTTCCCTTCAGAACTATGAACAAGGAGATAAATACAACAACAAGACTACTCGTTATTCGAAAGATGCCTTTTCTCTAAATTTACAAGGACTTATTTACGAATCTACTGGAAATTACAACGATGCTTTTATTGCATATAGAAATGCTGTAGAAGTGTATCAAAGTGCAACTGGTGGTTTGTATTATGGGGTAAGTATTCCTGAAAACCTAAAGTATGATGTCATGAATATGGCAAATAAATTGGGCTTTACCAGTGATTTGAAGAGATTTGAAAAAGAATTTTCAATGCCTTTTAAAGCGTATCAAACCGCTGAAGGAGGAGAGTTAGTCGTTTTCTGGGAAAATGGGGTTGCCCCAATTAAAGAGGAAGAAAATATTGTCTTTTCGTTAATTAAAGGGGATAGTGGAGCTTTAGTTTTTACCAATGCCTTAGGGGTTATGATTCCATTGGATTTTGGTATTGCAGGTAATACAAACTTAAGTGATGTTCACAGTGTGAATATTGCCTTTCCTAAATACATTAGTATTCCAGTGCCTTACGCAAAAGCGCAAGTGCAAGTCAATGGCTCAGCAACTTTTGTTTTAGAAAAAGTGCAAGATATAGATGTTGTTGCAGTTTCTACTTTAAAAGAAAGAGCAGGAAAAGAGTTAGGAAAAATCTTAACGCGATTGGCTGTGAAAAAAGCGGCAGAATACGCTGTTAAGTCTACAGCTAGATCCAATGATAATAATGCAGTACTAGAAGGTGTTGGCTTAGGATTACAGCTGTATAATTTGTTTTCAGAAAAAGCAGATACACGGAACTGGCAAACGCTACCTGCTGAAATCAGATATGCTCGTGTACCTTTGGCAAAAGGAAAGAATCAATTGAGCTTGGAGTTGCAAAGACCACAAGGTGAAATTGTAAAACAACAAGTCGAAATTGAGGCAACAGGAAACATGAAGTTCTACAATTTTGCTACCATGAAGTAGAAATTATGACGAAGAATAAAGTGTGTACGCACTGTAAAACTCCTATTGATTGTCAACCGGAAGCGATTGATCAATGTGCTTGTTCTCAAGTTGAGGTTAGCTCAGCTACTCGAAACTTCTTGCGAAGCTCCTTTCACAAGTGCTTATGTCCAAGCTGCCTGGAAAAAATGGAACAGTTGGTACAAGAAGGACATGCGAATGAGTTTCCACGGACAAGAAGTGAAATGGTAGAAGGAAAACATTATTACATGGAAAATGGCTATTTTGTTTTTACTGAATTGTACCACTTTTTGAAAGAACAATGCTGTCAAAATGGATGTAGACATTGCGTGTATGGTTTTAAGAACCGTTACTTATAGAAAAAAATAAAACAAAATCACCTAAGCGTGAATATTATACGTACCTTTGCAGGGTAAATTACTTTTATCAGCTATGAAAGGACCTTTATTTTATTCAAAGATTCTATTATTCGGAGAATATGGAATTATAAAAGACTCAAAAGGATTATCTATTCCTTATAATTTTTATAAGGGAGCCTTAAAAATGGAAGATAACCTAGAGGGATTCGCTAAAAAATCAAACGAAAGCTTACGAAACTTCGCTGCGTATCTAGAAGATATGCAAGAGGCTGAGCCTGCTTTGGTACAATTTGATCTCGATCGCTTACAAGCAGAGATTGAAAATGGATTGTACTTTGATTCTAGTATTCCACAAGGATACGGCGTTGGTAGTAGTGGTGCCTTAGTTGCAGCTATCTACGATCAATATGCACTAGAAAAAATCACCGTTTTAGAGAATCTAAGCAAAGATAAATTACTGAAATTAAAAGGGATTTTTGGTAAAATGGAAGCTTTCTTCCACGGAACAAGCTCAGGGTTAGATCCGTTGAATAGCTATTTGAGTTTACCAATCTTAATTAACTCCAAAGATAATATCGAACCAACCGGAATACCTTCTCAAAGTTTAGATGGAAAAGGAGCTGTGTTTTTAATCGATTCAGGAATTGTAGGTGAAACAGCACCTATGATTACTATCTTTATGGAGAAATTGAAAGAACAAGGATTCAGAAAAGTACTAAAAGAAGAGTTCATCAAGCATACAGATGCTTGTGTTGAAAACTTCTTAAAAGGAGATTTGAAAGCCTTGTTTAACAATACAAAAGAACTTTCATCTGTTGTATTCAATCACTTTAAACCTATGATTCCAGAACAGTTTCACAATGTGTGGCAGAAGGGAATCGAAACCAATGATTACTATTTGAAATTATGTGGTTCTGGTGGAGGTGGTTATATCTTAGGATTTACACCAGATATTGACAAAGCAAAAGAAACGCTTAAAGATTACAAATTAGAAGTAGTATATCAATTTTAAGCAATAAATTATAGAGAATGTTATAACCTTTTTTAATCACAAGAAAAAAATAAATATGTTATCTAGGAAAAATAAAATCCTCTTAGCTAAAATATTCAGTCTGTTTTCTGTGGTGAGAGGTTATAACATTTTTGTTATTATTTTAGCCCAATATTTAGCTTCCATTTTTATCTTCGCTCCAGAAAAAAGAGCTTTAGATGTTATTTTAGATTGGCAGTTATTTCTTATTATATTGGCTTCAGCCTTAGCAATCGCCTCAGGCTATATCATCAACAATTTTTATGATGCAGAAAAAGATTTAATCAATCGCCCCAATAAATCAATGTTGGATCGCTTGGTGAGTCAAACAACAAAATTGAGAGTCTATTTCTTCCTCAATTTCCTATCTGTTTGTATTGTGCTTCCTGTATCTATACACGGAGCTATTTTCTTTGCCATCTATATTTTTCTCTTGTGGTTTTATTCCCATAAGTTGAAAAAATACCCAATCATTGGTAATCTATTAGCCTCTTTATTGGCCATGTTGCCTTTCTTTGCTATTCTCATGTACTTTAGATCGTTTCATATTTCTATTTTTGTTCATGCTTTTTTCTTGTATTTGATTATTTTGATTCGAGAAATCATGAAAGATTTAGAAAATATCCGAGGAGACTTTGCGAATAACTACCAGACGATTCCGGTACGTTTTGGCGAACAAAAAGCAAAAGAAGTCATTACGGGCGTTTTTGTGTTAGCTTTAATTCCCATTTATTTCATGACCGTTCGCTTTGATGTCGGCTATATGATTTACTATTTCTATTTTAGTATTGTCATTTTGCTGTTCTTCTTATTGAGACTATGGAAATCAAGTACCACGCAAGAGTATCACCAATTGCATTTCTTACTTAAGCTTTTGATTCTCTTAGGGGTCCTATCTATTGTGTTAATTAAACCCGATGTTTTGGCAAGTGGGAAGTATCTTTTAGAGGAGACTTTATAATAAAAAGCTATATTTTTTCGTATTTTGAAATAAAAGACGGAGTTTGTCTATCTTTGCAAAAATATTTAATATGAATAACGGTAAATCAGGTTCTAGAAAACCCCAATCTAATCGCAGTGGAAAACCAAAAGCTGGAGGGCCAAAAGCTGGTAAATCTAAAGCTGGAGGATCAAAAGTTGGAGGTGCAAAACCTTTCCAGAAGCGAGCTAGTCAAGGACAAGGAGCACAAAAACCTAATCCTTCTACTAGAACATTCGATAAAAAGCCAAAAGTAGTAGCTACTCCAAAAGAAGATAATGGAGTAATGCGCTTAAACAAGTATATTAGTAATTCTGGAGTATGTTCTAGAAGAGACGCAGATTTATATATTACTTCGGGTAACGTAAAAGTGAACGGAGAAGTAGTAACGGAATTAGGATACAAAGTAAATATAACAGATGTTGTAAACTTTGACGGTATGGTATTAGTACCAGAGAAAAAGGTATATATCTTGTTAAATAAGCCAAAAGGATTCTCTACAATCAATGAAGATGTTATTAGTCAAGAGAATGTATTGAGCTTGATTAAAAATGCAACTAAGTCAGCAGTAGCACCTGTAGGACGTATGGATAAAAGTACATTGGGACTGATGATTTTTACCAATGATACTAATTTAATTCAAAAGTTAAGTTCACCAGAACAACGTTCTTCAAAAATGTACCAAGTTTCGTTAGATCGAAATTTGAAATACGAAGATTTGGAGCGTGTACAAAAGGGAATCTACATTGACGAAAAGCGTGTTTTTGTTGAAGATGTTGCTTATGTTGAGAATCAACCGAAGACTGAAATTGGAATCAAATTAAAAGCATCGAACGTAAAATTAGTACGTGCTTTATTTGAGTCAATGGATTATAATGTATTGAAAGTAGATCGCGTGATGTACGGAAATATCACCAAGTGGAATCTACCAAGAGGAAGCTGGAGATTTTTAACGGACGATGAAGTTCGCAGTTTACAACAAGGATAAAAAAAAAGCTCAACCGAAAAGGTTGAGCTTTTTTTATGGAAATGGGAGAGGAGCAATGAGTTGTTTTTCAATCCTTATAAGATCGATCTTATAAAAAAGATTTTTATTAGATTGTTTAGGTCTTCTTTTTTTTCTTTTGATAATAGTACCTAAGCCCAATTACAATCAAAAGAACAACTAGTATTAATGGCACTTTGTAGGTATTATCTTTTTGAATTAAATCATACTGATCTAAAAATAAATTCACACCTATCGTTAATAGTAAAAAAGATAAAAATAATAAGAGGTTCTTCTTTCTCATGTTCATTTTGTATTAGTTAGAATGCGCAATAAAGACCTATTCCATGTCGGCTAGGAGTATTATTATTCTAATATTAATAATTTTAGTTTGTAACTAGAAAAAACAGGTGTTTTTAGTATGAAAAAGTAGTCTTATATGTGTTTTAATAAAGTGTTTTATGCGTATTGAAAAATAGAAAGACAAGTAGAATTTCGATATCTTAAATGAGTTATATTTTTACTATTAGGCATAAAAAAAGCTCAACCGAAAAGGTTGAGCTTTTTTATATTTTATTGTGTTCAGTTAACGGTTAGTTATTAAGCTAAAACAAACTGAGTTTCGATATCGAAGTTTACTTCTTCGCTTACCAATAAACCACCTGTTTCTAGTGTGGTGTTCCAGTTTAAATTCCAGTCTTTTCTATTCACTTTACCATTTAGGGCTAGAGCAATTTTAGCATTTCCCCATGGATCTTGAATGATACCGCTGTATTCTGCATTTAATTTTACAGGTTTACTTACACCGTGCATGGTTAAAGTACCTTCTACTACATAATGAGCTTCTCCTTTTTTCTCAATTTTAGTTGAGGTAAAAGTTACAGTAGGGTATTGTTCTGCATCAAAGAAATCGGCACTTTTTAAATGATTATCACGGTCTGCGTTGTTTGTGTCAATTGAAGCAATTTGCGTTTCAAATTGTAGGGTACTTTCTTCTAAATTATCATTTACCAAGTTGATGGTTGCTTGATAATCAGTGAAGTTTCCTCTTACATTGGTAAACATCATGTGTTTAATTTTAAATCCAATTGAAGAGTGTGTTTTGTCAATGTTCCAAATTTTAGTTTCCATTTTGTTTATTTTTTTTACTGTTAGTAATTATTGTAAGTAACTAGGTAATTCCATTGGAATTTCCATTAATAAAAGCTGTGCATCAGCTGTTGCTTGTACTTGAAGTGAATCAATATCCCAAATTCCGATGGCATCTCTGCGATCTAATGTTTGGTTGTTTACGGTGATGCTGCCTTCTAATACAAAGAGATAAATTCCGTTGGTTTTATCTTTTAGTTCGTAGTTTAGTGTTTTATTTTGATCCAAGTTTGCTAAATGAAACCACGCATTTTGGTGAATCCATGCACCAGCATCGTCAGGATTAGGTGATAAGATTTGATCCCAATTGTTGTGGCGTTTAGTAACATCCAATGGCAATTGTTGGTAGCGCGGTGTTACGTGTAGCTTATTGGGAAATACCCAGATTTGCAAGAATTCACTAGCTTCTGTTTCACTAGGATTGAATTCACTGTGTTGTACACCTGTACCAGCACTCATTACTTGGATTTCATTAACGTGAATGGTTTCGCCGTGGCCCATACTGTCTTTATGTGCTAAACTTCCTTTCAATGGAATTGAGATAATCTCCATGTTTTCATGTGGATGCGTCCCAAACCCCATACCTGGTGCTACGTAATCATCATTGAGTACGCGTAAAACACCAAAGTGTACACGATCATCGTTTCTGTAGTTAGCAAAGCTGAAGGTGTGGTTTGATTTTAACCAACCATGGTCAGCATATCCTCTTGTATCAGATTTGTAAAAAATAAAATTTTCCATAGTTGTATCGATTTTGTTATACAAAGATACAGATAGTCAATGGTTTAGTTGCTTAATGTAGGTTAAGAAATAACGTAATGATAATTGGATAGGGGAAAAGGGAAAGAAGAAAGGGGATGAATGAACGCACGTAGGGGCAAATGGCAATTTGCCCATTACCCTGAAAATAATCGGAAAAGGGAAATACATACGTCCAGTTAACGGTAAACAGTCAACTGTTTACCGTTAACCGTTAACCAATATTTATTTCGCCGTAAGCATGCGTTTTTTCAATTTGCTGAAAAACTCAGGAGTAATGCCTAAATAAGACGCAATTTGTTTTTGTGGTAAACAGTGTTTAATATCTGGGAAACGCTCGCAGAAACGCTCATAACGCTCTTCAGCGGTTAGCGAAAGGTTATCCATCAAGCGTTGTTGATTCGCAATTAGCGATCGTTCAATAAGAATGCGGAAATAACGCTCCATTTTTGGAACTTGGTCAAAGAGGTTGAGCTGTTGCTCGCGAGTCATGGTTAGTACCATGGCGTCTTCTACTACCTCGATATAAGAATTGCCAGGCTTTTGAGAAAGGAAACTATACATGTCAGCAATCCACCATCCGTTTGTTGCAAAACTAACCGTATGCTCAACAATCTGATCATCTACAAAATAGTTTCTCAAAATTCCCGAGATTACAAAAGTTGAATTATAACAGATTTCACCTTCTACCAAGAGTTTTTCTTTTGCACTATAACGATGAGATTCGAAAGAATCCAATACGATTTTTTGCTCTACTTCTGTCAAGGTTACATGCTTCGCAATGCTTTCTAATAATATATCCACAGCAATTCGTTTATCTTATAAAAATACGTTTTTTATTTCGTTTTAAAAAAAAACACGAATACTTTTATAAAGGGTTTCTTTTGTTATTTATAGTAATTGATACTCTCTTTTTTTAATTTCTGAGAATATTGTATTAGAAAAAAAACATGGTCCTATTCGTTATAAGTTACTAAAGCTATCTCTTCCTCTTCAATTTCTTTTCGCAATTTGTTTAGAATTTGATATTTGAAACGATGATTGATATCACCACGACCACTTTAATGTCTCATTAAAATCAGGAAACATTTTATCTAAACTTTCGTGTCTATGAGATAACCCTTCCAACCATACTTCATAATGAATAAGAGTTGGCTCTATCTCAATCTAATGATAAATATAGACTGAACTATCATAACTGAATAATAGTGAATGATATTCTTTACTTTCTCGCTAACAGGAGCAATAAAGTGCAGTTGATTTCATCTAGGGGTGTTTAAGTACTATCATTATTTAAAAGACAAAATTAAAACCTCCTTTGTTAGTATTCTTTTTTAGATTCTCTTCTTGCTTGCTGATAATGTGAAGTAGGTATTTTTCATATTGGTCATACATAAAATCATTAAAAAATTTCTTATTCCCTGTTTCATCAGTATTCCTTAATGCTTGAATATAAGCTTCCTTATCAGAGCTGTTTACGATGGCCATTGGTAAATTGTAATACACTTGGATATAATTCATCATCAATCGACTTGTTCTACCATTCCCATTTCCAAAAGGATGGATTGCAACTAAATTATAATGCATATCAAATGCTAAATCCGTTGCTTCTTTTACATTTAAGTCATCCGTCATCTTCTCGTTAATAATAGCTACTAATTCCTTTGTTTTATCTTCTACTTTTTGAAATGCGGGATAACTATCACCTCTTCCGTTTTGAACATTCCATTTGCGTATTACACCTTTTGACAGATCGAAAGTTCCAAAAGCATTATTTATAATCTCTCCCGTGTTTTTTAATACTAGAGCATTTATATGCTGAATCAGGTCTACTGTTATTCTTTCTCGATTCTTTGCTTGCTTTATTACATATGATAAGGCTAGGGCATGATCAGCCACCATATAGACATCTGACAAAGGGCGTCCTTTAGGTGTCATATGGTTATTTAATAATATTTCTGATTCGAGTTCTGTTAAAGTAGATCCTTCCAACTTCGTTGAATGATGACTTACAGTAATTGCATTGAATTTGTCATAATCGACAATATCGGACAAATTCAATGCTTTATATTGCTCAATGATTTTTTCGATTGATTTCATAGCTATTTTTTTACTGAAGCAAATCTGAATTAGATACAAAAATACAATTAAAAAAAATAGACATGCCCCAAAAAGCATCGAACTTTTTGGGGCATGTCTAACTTGATGTGAGCGCTTTTACAATCAGAGAAGGAGCTTATTGTAAAGCTTCTTTCATTCGTTTTAAAGCTTCTGTCAATTGATCTTCGCTTGTTGCGTAAGAAAGGCGGATACAATTTGGATTTCCAAAGGCATCTCCTGTAACTGTTGCCACATAAGCTTTATCCAATAAATACATTGATAAATCATTCGCATTGTTGATGGTTACTCCTTGCAAGGTTTTACCAAAGAAAGAAGATACATCTGGGAATAAATAGAACGCACCATCAGGTACATTTACTTTTACTCCTGGAATTTCTCTCAACAAGTTTACAACAAGGTCTCTTCGGTTTTTGAAGGCATGTACCATGTCTTTTAAAACACTTGGATCAGCATTAACAGCTGTGATTGTTGCACGTTGTGCAATCGTATTCGCTCCAGAGGTTACTTGTCCTTGCATTTTTGCACAAGCTTTTGCGATAAATTCAGGAGCACCAATATATCCAATACGGTATCCTGTCATAGCAAACGCTTTTGAAATCCCGTTTACAGTAATCGTACGGTCAAGTAAATTGCCAATCGAACCAATACTGCAGTATGCACTACCGAAGTTAATATGTTCGTAGATTTCATCCGAAAGGATGTAAATAGAAGGGTATTTCTCTAATACAGCTGCAATAGCTTCTAATTCTGTTTTGCTGTAAACAGATCCACTTGGATTACAAGGAGAGCTAAACCATACCATTTTGGTTTTTGGAGTAATAGCATCCTCTAATTGCTGTGCTGTGATTTTGAAATCAGTATCAATCGTCGTCGATACTTCTACTGGAATACCTTCTGCAATTTTTACGATTTCAGCATAACTCACCCAAAAAGGAGCAGGAATGATTACTTCATCTCCAGGGTTAATCATTGCTTGAGCTACATTGAATAAAGCTTGTTTAGCCCCTGTAGATACAACGATTTGGTTTGCTGTATAGTGTAAGTTATTATCTCTTTTGAATTTATTGCTAATCGCCTGTCTTAGCTCTAAATATCCTTCAACAGGTGGATATTTACTATAGTTATCTTTGATTGCTTGAATAGCTGCTTCTTTGATAAAGTCA
The window above is part of the Myroides odoratus DSM 2801 genome. Proteins encoded here:
- a CDS encoding penicillin-binding protein activator LpoB, with the translated sequence MQIKKIALAAILAASGLFITSCGRQVTRVSTEETIDLSGRWNNSDSREVAQQMTRQVLDGAWIGNFQDDNDNKKPVVIVGMVYNKSHEHIDAETFVKDVEQSFIQSGRVRLVQGGKKRDELRGERADQQTNASASSMKQFGLEQGADFMLQGSINSIVDSHKKKKVVYYQVNLELTNLQTNEVVWIGDKKIAKYVKN
- a CDS encoding COG3014 family protein, translating into MVFNRTISSISKTLVPLALMFFVFGCATYHDRITDYYQRMTQQDYAGADNALDKNKLLQKTRNLLLFYMEKGRVEHLKGNYALSNQYLNKADLLIEDQVTKVGDVMVGLFLNSMSQSYKGEEFEIFMIHYYKALNYLYLGQSQEALVEARRISLQNYEQGDKYNNKTTRYSKDAFSLNLQGLIYESTGNYNDAFIAYRNAVEVYQSATGGLYYGVSIPENLKYDVMNMANKLGFTSDLKRFEKEFSMPFKAYQTAEGGELVVFWENGVAPIKEEENIVFSLIKGDSGALVFTNALGVMIPLDFGIAGNTNLSDVHSVNIAFPKYISIPVPYAKAQVQVNGSATFVLEKVQDIDVVAVSTLKERAGKELGKILTRLAVKKAAEYAVKSTARSNDNNAVLEGVGLGLQLYNLFSEKADTRNWQTLPAEIRYARVPLAKGKNQLSLELQRPQGEIVKQQVEIEATGNMKFYNFATMK
- a CDS encoding cysteine-rich CWC family protein, whose product is MTKNKVCTHCKTPIDCQPEAIDQCACSQVEVSSATRNFLRSSFHKCLCPSCLEKMEQLVQEGHANEFPRTRSEMVEGKHYYMENGYFVFTELYHFLKEQCCQNGCRHCVYGFKNRYL
- a CDS encoding mevalonate kinase family protein: MKGPLFYSKILLFGEYGIIKDSKGLSIPYNFYKGALKMEDNLEGFAKKSNESLRNFAAYLEDMQEAEPALVQFDLDRLQAEIENGLYFDSSIPQGYGVGSSGALVAAIYDQYALEKITVLENLSKDKLLKLKGIFGKMEAFFHGTSSGLDPLNSYLSLPILINSKDNIEPTGIPSQSLDGKGAVFLIDSGIVGETAPMITIFMEKLKEQGFRKVLKEEFIKHTDACVENFLKGDLKALFNNTKELSSVVFNHFKPMIPEQFHNVWQKGIETNDYYLKLCGSGGGGYILGFTPDIDKAKETLKDYKLEVVYQF
- a CDS encoding geranylgeranylglycerol-phosphate geranylgeranyltransferase produces the protein MLSRKNKILLAKIFSLFSVVRGYNIFVIILAQYLASIFIFAPEKRALDVILDWQLFLIILASALAIASGYIINNFYDAEKDLINRPNKSMLDRLVSQTTKLRVYFFLNFLSVCIVLPVSIHGAIFFAIYIFLLWFYSHKLKKYPIIGNLLASLLAMLPFFAILMYFRSFHISIFVHAFFLYLIILIREIMKDLENIRGDFANNYQTIPVRFGEQKAKEVITGVFVLALIPIYFMTVRFDVGYMIYYFYFSIVILLFFLLRLWKSSTTQEYHQLHFLLKLLILLGVLSIVLIKPDVLASGKYLLEETL
- a CDS encoding pseudouridine synthase; protein product: MNNGKSGSRKPQSNRSGKPKAGGPKAGKSKAGGSKVGGAKPFQKRASQGQGAQKPNPSTRTFDKKPKVVATPKEDNGVMRLNKYISNSGVCSRRDADLYITSGNVKVNGEVVTELGYKVNITDVVNFDGMVLVPEKKVYILLNKPKGFSTINEDVISQENVLSLIKNATKSAVAPVGRMDKSTLGLMIFTNDTNLIQKLSSPEQRSSKMYQVSLDRNLKYEDLERVQKGIYIDEKRVFVEDVAYVENQPKTEIGIKLKASNVKLVRALFESMDYNVLKVDRVMYGNITKWNLPRGSWRFLTDDEVRSLQQG
- a CDS encoding YceI family protein, encoding METKIWNIDKTHSSIGFKIKHMMFTNVRGNFTDYQATINLVNDNLEESTLQFETQIASIDTNNADRDNHLKSADFFDAEQYPTVTFTSTKIEKKGEAHYVVEGTLTMHGVSKPVKLNAEYSGIIQDPWGNAKIALALNGKVNRKDWNLNWNTTLETGGLLVSEEVNFDIETQFVLA
- a CDS encoding pirin family protein, whose product is MENFIFYKSDTRGYADHGWLKSNHTFSFANYRNDDRVHFGVLRVLNDDYVAPGMGFGTHPHENMEIISIPLKGSLAHKDSMGHGETIHVNEIQVMSAGTGVQHSEFNPSETEASEFLQIWVFPNKLHVTPRYQQLPLDVTKRHNNWDQILSPNPDDAGAWIHQNAWFHLANLDQNKTLNYELKDKTNGIYLFVLEGSITVNNQTLDRRDAIGIWDIDSLQVQATADAQLLLMEIPMELPSYLQ
- a CDS encoding Crp/Fnr family transcriptional regulator, which gives rise to MDILLESIAKHVTLTEVEQKIVLDSFESHRYSAKEKLLVEGEICYNSTFVISGILRNYFVDDQIVEHTVSFATNGWWIADMYSFLSQKPGNSYIEVVEDAMVLTMTREQQLNLFDQVPKMERYFRILIERSLIANQQRLMDNLSLTAEERYERFCERFPDIKHCLPQKQIASYLGITPEFFSKLKKRMLTAK
- a CDS encoding Fic family protein yields the protein MKSIEKIIEQYKALNLSDIVDYDKFNAITVSHHSTKLEGSTLTELESEILLNNHMTPKGRPLSDVYMVADHALALSYVIKQAKNRERITVDLIQHINALVLKNTGEIINNAFGTFDLSKGVIRKWNVQNGRGDSYPAFQKVEDKTKELVAIINEKMTDDLNVKEATDLAFDMHYNLVAIHPFGNGNGRTSRLMMNYIQVYYNLPMAIVNSSDKEAYIQALRNTDETGNKKFFNDFMYDQYEKYLLHIISKQEENLKKNTNKGGFNFVF
- a CDS encoding pyridoxal phosphate-dependent aminotransferase; translation: METQVLSDRINNLTTSQTLAMAAKARELKEQGIDIISLSLGEPDFNTPDFIKEAAIQAIKDNYSKYPPVEGYLELRQAISNKFKRDNNLHYTANQIVVSTGAKQALFNVAQAMINPGDEVIIPAPFWVSYAEIVKIAEGIPVEVSTTIDTDFKITAQQLEDAITPKTKMVWFSSPCNPSGSVYSKTELEAIAAVLEKYPSIYILSDEIYEHINFGSAYCSIGSIGNLLDRTITVNGISKAFAMTGYRIGYIGAPEFIAKACAKMQGQVTSGANTIAQRATITAVNADPSVLKDMVHAFKNRRDLVVNLLREIPGVKVNVPDGAFYLFPDVSSFFGKTLQGVTINNANDLSMYLLDKAYVATVTGDAFGNPNCIRLSYATSEDQLTEALKRMKEALQ